The following are from one region of the Desertibacillus haloalkaliphilus genome:
- a CDS encoding C4-dicarboxylate TRAP transporter substrate-binding protein: MKKVLKLLPVAVVMMLIMITTACSSDSSTTDTSSTGGESEGASEGETIEINVAYGNQPDEPIDKFAQKWKELVEEESNGQIELNLYPSSQLGSEKDVIEQATMGNNVIVLAGYDFLMDYVPDAGILTAPYLVESMDDLLYLTTTDWFEGLRSDLNGEGLDIIANTVYGERHLLTNEKVLSPEDLNGMKIRVPNNQMSIATFEAMGAAATPTPLGDLYTSLQQGLIDGAENPLSVLQGVKAHEVSQHLSFTGHQKFIISWVGGTSFIDSLPEDVVQTLRDTGIEAGEYGKQVLEEQNEEVLAEFEELGVEFYEVDIDPFRESVQGVYEEFPNWTPGLYEEIQELLEHR, from the coding sequence ATGAAAAAAGTACTTAAATTGTTACCTGTAGCCGTAGTTATGATGTTAATTATGATTACTACAGCTTGTTCGTCAGACTCTAGTACAACAGATACTTCATCAACAGGAGGCGAGTCTGAGGGAGCATCAGAAGGAGAAACAATTGAAATTAATGTTGCTTATGGAAACCAACCTGATGAGCCAATTGATAAGTTTGCTCAAAAGTGGAAAGAACTCGTTGAAGAAGAAAGCAATGGACAAATTGAATTAAATCTTTATCCAAGTTCACAATTAGGTTCTGAAAAGGATGTTATTGAACAAGCTACAATGGGGAATAACGTCATCGTATTAGCTGGATATGATTTCTTAATGGATTATGTACCAGATGCAGGGATCTTAACGGCACCTTACTTAGTGGAAAGCATGGATGACTTATTATATTTAACAACCACTGATTGGTTCGAGGGATTACGAAGTGATCTTAATGGAGAAGGTCTTGATATTATTGCAAACACAGTTTACGGAGAGCGGCACCTTTTAACAAATGAAAAGGTATTATCACCTGAAGATTTAAATGGTATGAAAATCCGTGTGCCAAACAACCAAATGTCAATTGCTACATTTGAAGCAATGGGAGCAGCTGCAACACCAACTCCACTAGGAGATTTATACACTTCACTTCAGCAAGGTTTAATAGATGGGGCAGAAAATCCACTTTCAGTACTTCAAGGCGTAAAGGCGCATGAGGTTTCTCAACACCTTTCTTTTACAGGACATCAAAAGTTTATTATTTCTTGGGTTGGTGGTACATCCTTTATTGATTCATTACCAGAAGATGTTGTACAAACTCTTAGAGATACTGGGATTGAGGCTGGAGAATATGGAAAACAAGTATTAGAAGAACAAAACGAAGAAGTTTTAGCAGAATTTGAAGAGCTAGGTGTAGAATTCTATGAAGTAGACATTGATCCATTTAGAGAGAGTGTACAAGGGGTTTATGAAGAATTCCCTAATTGGACACCAGGACTTTATGAAGAAATCCAAGAGTTACTTGAACATCGTTAA
- a CDS encoding UxaA family hydrolase encodes MLQINKEGKFLGYRRANGKVGVRNHVLILPTITCATQTAQRITELVQGTVSFIHQHGCAQVGVDYEQTFRTYAGMGKNPNVYGVVVLGLGCETHQARSVAEEIAKTGKPVRTVSIQDHGGTLTAIAEGAQAASELVQEASAQMKEWCDFNELIIGTECGGSDACSGLSANPAVGAVSDMIVEKGGTAILAETTELIGAEHLLANRAKNDKVAKRVYEVIEAMENRSIQMGVDIRTGNPSPGNIEGGLSSLEEKSLGAANKAGKSTLNELVDYAEEPTEKGLVWMDTPGHDIEQLTGMVAGGAQVVLFTSGRGTPTGSPIAPVIKISTNTPMFERMSENIDLDAGTIIDGKENVQDVGKRILDEISLVSSGKLTKAEILKQHDFGIWRIGPTF; translated from the coding sequence TTGCTACAGATTAATAAGGAAGGAAAATTTTTAGGATATCGTCGAGCAAACGGAAAAGTCGGGGTACGTAATCATGTTTTAATCTTACCAACCATTACATGTGCCACACAAACAGCACAGCGAATCACTGAACTTGTACAGGGTACAGTTAGTTTTATTCATCAACATGGATGTGCACAAGTGGGTGTGGATTATGAGCAGACGTTCAGAACGTATGCAGGAATGGGGAAAAACCCAAATGTCTATGGTGTGGTCGTTTTGGGTTTAGGGTGTGAAACTCACCAAGCAAGAAGTGTAGCTGAGGAAATTGCTAAGACTGGAAAACCTGTAAGAACAGTTTCTATTCAAGACCATGGAGGGACATTAACAGCTATAGCTGAAGGAGCCCAAGCTGCCTCTGAGCTCGTTCAAGAAGCTTCGGCCCAAATGAAAGAATGGTGTGATTTTAACGAATTAATTATTGGGACTGAATGTGGTGGGTCTGATGCATGTTCTGGATTATCTGCAAATCCTGCAGTTGGAGCAGTAAGTGATATGATCGTTGAAAAAGGTGGAACAGCGATTTTAGCTGAAACAACGGAATTAATTGGAGCAGAGCATTTACTTGCTAATCGGGCTAAAAATGATAAAGTAGCCAAGCGTGTTTATGAAGTCATAGAAGCAATGGAAAACCGTTCTATCCAAATGGGAGTAGATATTAGAACAGGTAACCCAAGTCCAGGAAATATTGAAGGCGGATTAAGCTCACTCGAAGAAAAATCTTTAGGAGCTGCAAATAAAGCTGGAAAAAGTACGCTAAATGAACTTGTTGATTACGCTGAAGAACCAACGGAAAAAGGATTGGTTTGGATGGATACGCCAGGTCATGACATTGAACAATTAACAGGGATGGTTGCAGGTGGCGCTCAAGTTGTACTATTTACAAGTGGAAGAGGAACACCTACAGGATCACCAATTGCACCAGTTATCAAAATTTCTACGAATACGCCAATGTTTGAAAGAATGAGTGAAAATATCGACCTTGATGCGGGAACAATCATTGACGGTAAAGAAAACGTACAAGATGTGGGAAAAAGAATTTTAGATGAGATTTCCTTAGTTAGCTCTGGAAAGCTTACAAAAGCAGAAATTCTTAAGCAACATGACTTTGGTATTTGGAGAATTGGTCCAACATTCTAG
- a CDS encoding FadR/GntR family transcriptional regulator, which produces MVKINPIKRMTVTEQVMEQVASWITSNQLKPGDKLPNERLLAEEFGVNRGRIRESLRALSLIGLITIKPGEGSFVSKHESPIPSETIIWMYYNEINNLEEVYAARKLIESEIYFEASQNMSKEEIEVLEKILGQLKELSVKDKNTQAFQELLDEFDLHMGFCSSNKIYSKLMQTIVYLRHETMLKLLNVPGAWENSIHCRTMLVKAIKDHDNETVKKAIELNFTNAKKFYGKVN; this is translated from the coding sequence ATGGTGAAAATAAATCCAATTAAAAGAATGACAGTCACTGAGCAAGTGATGGAACAAGTGGCTTCTTGGATAACATCAAATCAATTAAAACCTGGAGATAAATTGCCAAATGAACGATTGTTAGCTGAAGAGTTTGGAGTAAATCGAGGAAGAATACGTGAATCTTTGCGAGCTTTATCCCTGATTGGTCTCATTACAATTAAGCCCGGAGAAGGAAGCTTTGTTAGTAAACATGAATCTCCAATCCCCTCTGAGACAATTATTTGGATGTATTACAATGAAATAAACAATTTAGAAGAAGTATATGCTGCACGAAAGCTAATCGAGTCTGAGATTTACTTCGAAGCATCTCAGAACATGTCAAAAGAAGAGATCGAAGTACTTGAGAAAATATTAGGTCAGTTAAAAGAGTTATCTGTCAAAGATAAAAATACACAAGCATTTCAGGAACTCCTTGATGAATTTGATTTACACATGGGATTTTGTAGTAGTAATAAAATATATAGTAAGTTAATGCAAACGATTGTATATCTTCGCCATGAGACGATGTTAAAGCTTCTGAATGTACCTGGGGCTTGGGAAAACAGTATTCACTGCCGAACGATGTTGGTAAAAGCGATTAAAGACCACGATAATGAAACAGTAAAAAAAGCTATTGAGCTTAATTTCACAAATGCTAAAAAGTTTTATGGAAAAGTTAATTAA
- a CDS encoding UxaA family hydrolase translates to MSEETYRTIVMRTVDSVAVALQEIPANAEVTVNLPDGSSKQILMQDTISFGHKFAVHDIKQGENIVKYGEVIGRSVRDIKEGEHIHVHNLEGTRGRGDKIATD, encoded by the coding sequence TTGAGTGAAGAGACATATCGAACAATTGTTATGAGAACAGTTGATAGCGTGGCAGTTGCTTTGCAAGAGATCCCTGCTAATGCAGAAGTAACAGTGAATTTACCTGATGGCTCATCGAAACAAATACTCATGCAAGATACAATTTCTTTCGGTCATAAATTTGCAGTCCATGATATTAAACAGGGCGAAAATATTGTTAAGTATGGAGAAGTTATCGGAAGGTCTGTACGTGATATTAAAGAAGGCGAACATATTCATGTTCATAATCTTGAAGGAACTAGAGGACGGGGGGATAAAATTGCTACAGATTAA